A genomic region of Dunckerocampus dactyliophorus isolate RoL2022-P2 chromosome 8, RoL_Ddac_1.1, whole genome shotgun sequence contains the following coding sequences:
- the nampt2 gene encoding nicotinamide phosphoribosyltransferase 2: protein MAAHDFNFLLATDSYKVTHYKQYPPNISKIYSYFECRHKKGSQFNEVVFFGLQYLLKKYLTGQVITEEKIQEAKLFYQLHFKQAVFDEEGWRKVLEKHNGRLPIRIKAVPEGKIIPRGNVLFTVENTDPSFYWLTNYIETMLVQMWYPITVSTVSREFKKILAKHLKATSGSLEGLDLKLHDFGYRGVSSQESAALGGAAHLVNFCSTDTVAGLLMAQRYYGCPMAGFSIPAAEHSTIISWGKSREKEAFERVLDEFSSGPVSVVSDSYDIFNACKHIWGHKLKERVMERGQDSCLVIRPDSGDPAETLIEVIKILEECFGSSLNSVGYKVLPSCLRIIQGDGIDLSSVDQILQKLNDEGWSAENVFFGCGSSLLQKLNRDTLSCAFKCSYVEANGKGMDVYKQPVTDPSKGSKRGRLSLRRNSDGLLETIERGAGKPEEDLLVTVFDNGYLVQDYSLEEIRKNARLRDEEVTPTMHNHQEELLHNHILNGIH from the exons GTCACCCACTACAAACAGTACCCCCCCAACATCAGCAAAATCTACTCCTACTTCGAATGTCGTCATAAGAAAGGCTCCCAGTTTAATGAAGTGGTGTTTTTTGGTCTCCAGTATCTGCTGAAGAAGTATCTCACCG GCCAAGTGATCACAGAGGAGAAGATTCAGGAAGCAAAGCTGTTTTACCAGTTACACTTTAAACAAGCTgtgtttgatgaagaaggtTGGAGAAAAGTTCTTGAG AAACACAATGGCCGACTTCCTATCCGGATAAAAGCCGTGCCTGAAGGCAAGATCATACCCAGAGGCAACGTCCTCTTCACTGTGGAAAATACAGACCCAAGCTTCTACTGGCTCACTAACTACATTGAG ACCATGTTGGTTCAGATGTGGTACCCCATCACAGTATCTACAGTATCCAGAGAGTTTAAGAAGATCCTGGCCAAGCACCTAAAGGCGACTTCCGGGAGCCTCGAAGGTCTGGACCTGAAGCTTCATGACTTTGGCTATAGAGGCGTCTCCTCACAGGAG TCTGCGGCTCTAGGTGGAGCGGCTCATCTCGTGAATTTCTGCAGCACTGACACAGTAGCAGGCCTTCTCATGGCTCAGCGATACTATGGATGCCCAATGGCCGGTTTTTCCATTCCAGCTGCTGAGCATAG TACTATCATCTCCTGGGGCAAAAGTAGGGAGAAAGAAGCATTTGAGCGCGTGTTGGATGAGTTCTCTTCTGGGCCAGTCTCTGTGGTCAGCGACAGCTATGACATCTTCAATGCATGCAAACATATCTGGGGACACAAGCTGAAGGAGCGCGTCATGGAGCGTGGACAGGACTCCTGTCTCGTTATCCGCCCTGATTCTGGAGACCCTGCAGAGACTCTTATTGAG GTCATCAAGATCTTGGAGGAGTGTTTTGGAAGTTCTCTGAACTCTGTGGGATACAAGGTGCTGCCTTCATGTCTACGAATAATCCAGGGGGATGGCATTGACCTCAGTTCAGTGGATCAG ATTCTTCAGAAGCTGAATGATGAAGGCTGGAGTGCAGAGAACGTTTTCTTTGGTTGTGGCAGTTCTTTGCTTCAGAAGCTCAACAGAGATACGCTCAGTTGTGCCTTCAAGTGCAGCTATGTGGAGGCTAATGGAAAGGGG ATGGATGTATATAAGCAACCGGTGACAGACCCATCTAAGGGCTCAAAGAGGGGTCGTCTTTCACTGAGAAGGAACTCCGATGGACTTCTGGAGACTATTGAGAGAGGAGCTGGCAAACCTGAGGAG GATCTGCTGGTGACCGTGTTTGACAACGGCTACCTTGTGCAAGATTACTCCTTGGAGGAAATCCGCAAAAATGCGCGACTGCGGGATGAGGAGGTGACACCTACCATGCACAACCACCAGGAGGAGCTGCTGCACAACCACATACTCAATGGAATTCATTAG
- the ldlrad2 gene encoding low-density lipoprotein receptor class A domain-containing protein 2: protein MTSLSLSSFACHSRTIMEMQVLAFICALFFVVLRASAIDTVNVVDFCGQTIQGDGMIINSHQESKKYYFVTMGTDCHLTMQASSPKDNVQFHFRFFLVYSLLRVAPLSPAPLLPESPRGSAPLNPKPEPASEESSGDPCHAGSYVQFYDGLDRNSPPLGPPLCGKSPPRPVLSTGNYLTLRLVTRGTQPRVDFVGDFTSFRLGFNQSLCRSEPYFTCRNGKCIPLSLVCDDKDIDNCGDGSDLEQNLTTGCKAGQLLPPEPPPPIATPPPSFVNPPTAPFPPHMNCGRADSTPSYESVTDSPVSASLLVLYIIVAVLAGCAVLCWCCWSPGWFLWRLSILRFLPCCNTVCTSCQLCTGSCNHGKEHRLAKVTPQSPVSRTPAATAPTTNADETVSAAAL, encoded by the exons ATGACCTCTTTGAGTTTGTCGTCTTTCGCGTGCCACTCCAGGACGATAATGGAGATGCAGGTGCTCGCATTTATTTGCGCGCTCTTCTTCGTCGTCCTGCGCGCCTCAGCCATCGACACAG TGAACGTGGTGGACTTCTGCGGCCAGACCATCCAGGGTGACGGCATGATCATCAACTCCCACCAGGAATCTAAAAAGTACTACTTTGTAACCATGGGGACTGACTGCCACCTCACCATGCAGGCCAGCTCCCCAAAGGACAATGTCCAGTTCCACTTTCGCTTCTTCCTTGTCTACAGTTTGCTACGAGTGGCCCCTTTGAGTCCGGCCCCTCTTTTGCCAGAGTCCCCACGAGGCTCTGCTCCGCTCAACCCCAAACCGGAGCCCGCCTCTGAGGAAAGCTCAGGGGATCCCTGTCACGCCGGGTCATACGTTCAGTTTTATGACGGATTGGACAGGAACTCTCCTCCCCTCGGGCCCCCCCTTTGTGGGAAGAGCCCACCGCGCCCAGTGCTGTCCACAGGAAACTACCTGACCCTTCGGCTCGTCACCCGGGGTACACAGCCCAGAGTGGACTTTGTGGGGGACTTCACATCTTTCAGACTTG GATTCAACCAATCATTGTGCAGAAGTGAGCCCTACTTCACTTGCAGGAATGGGAAGTGCATCCCACTGAGTCTGGTGTGCGATGATAAGGACATTGACAACTGCGGGGATGGAAGCGATCTGGAACAAAATCTGACGACAGGGTGCAAAG CAGGCCAGcttctacctcctgagccaccacCGCCAATAGCAACCCCACCACCATCTTTCGTAAACCCCCCCACAGCGCCATTTCCTCCACATATGAACTGCGGCAGGGCAGACAGCACTCCTAGCTACGAGTCAGTGACAG ACTCCCCTGTGTCTGCTTCCTTGTTGGTTCTCTACATCATCGTGGCTGTGCTGGCAGGGTGTGCAGTGCTCTGCTGGTGCTGCTGGTCCCCCGGGTGGTTTCTGTGGCGCTTAAGTATCTTACGCTTCTTGCCCTGCTGCAACACGGTCTGCACCTCCTGCCAGCTCTGCACTGGCAGCTGCAACCACGGCAAGGAGCACCGCTTGGCAAAAGTCACCCCACAGTCGCCAGTGAGCAGGACACCCGCAGCAACGGCCCCCACCACCAATGCTGACGAAACTGTTTCCGCCGCTGCTCTTTAG
- the g0s2 gene encoding G0/G1 switch protein 2 has translation MSLSAQQTMQSDQAANTCTAGEELLEEQSLQEVLLYAKEMLSQRPRRGLLKVYLVGSVFAVLGTVVGLAELVCHPFSSGEPMDAEMVQMVDKERRTQKSHRNAEIQATPQDTTQSVTFSKSQGQRNLSNRLHAS, from the exons ATGAGCCTCTCAGCGCAACAGACA ATGCAGTCAGATCAAGCAGCGAACACTTGCACAGCAGGCGAAGAGCTGTTGGAAGAGCAGAGCCTGCAGGAGGTGCTCCTCTACGCGAAAGAGATGCTCAGTCAAAGACCCCGTCGGGGTCTGCTGAAGGTCTACCTGGTGGGCTCAGTGTTCGCGGTACTCGGGACCGTCGTCGGACTGGCTGAGCTGGTGTGTCACCCGTTCTCTTCAGGAGAGCCGATGGACGCGGAGATGGTCCAGATGGTGGATAAAGAGCGGAGGACTCAAAAATCCCACCGCAATGCGGAGATCCAGGCAACGCCGCAGGACACCACGCAGAGCGTGACATTCTCCAAGAGCCAAGGTCAAAGAAATCTGTCCAATCGGCTCCATGCTTCGTAA